A portion of the Catalinimonas alkaloidigena genome contains these proteins:
- a CDS encoding methionine adenosyltransferase, giving the protein MPYLFTSESVSEGHPDKVADQISDAILDAMLAQDPDSRVACETMVTTGLVVVAGEVTTKAYVDIPGVVRKTIAQIGYTKAEYQFEAESCGVINALHSQSPDIAQGVDEREGKEQGAGDQGMMFGYATRETPEFMPMALAFSHRLVKELARIRKEEPELMPYLRPDAKAQVTIEYSDDNQPVVVDTIVVSTQHDDFIKPDYAAHPDTAQGRAAAVAEADEKILSKIKKDIIEKVIPSVIPQTMLSSRTKYHINPTGKFVIGGPHGDAGLTGRKIIVDTYGGKGAHGGGAFSGKDSSKVDRSAAYAARHIAKNMVAAGLCDEVLVQVAYAIGVAQPVSLTVNTYGTAKVDMKDGQIASKIKELFDMRPRAIVERLGLKNPIFSESAAYGHMGREAAAKEVGLEYVRVRENGTGEKEEVRRKEKKSVEFFTWEKLDYVDKIKAAFGL; this is encoded by the coding sequence ATGCCTTATCTCTTTACCTCTGAGTCGGTCTCGGAGGGTCACCCTGACAAAGTAGCGGACCAGATTTCGGATGCTATTTTGGATGCCATGCTGGCACAAGATCCCGACTCGCGCGTGGCCTGCGAAACCATGGTAACCACCGGCCTAGTGGTGGTGGCTGGTGAAGTAACCACCAAGGCGTATGTCGACATTCCGGGCGTGGTGCGCAAAACCATCGCGCAGATCGGATACACCAAAGCCGAGTATCAGTTCGAAGCGGAATCGTGTGGCGTGATCAACGCATTGCACAGCCAGTCGCCCGACATCGCGCAGGGTGTTGACGAGCGGGAAGGAAAAGAACAAGGTGCCGGTGATCAGGGAATGATGTTTGGGTACGCCACGCGCGAAACGCCGGAATTCATGCCGATGGCGTTGGCCTTTTCGCACCGTTTGGTGAAAGAACTGGCCCGCATTCGCAAAGAAGAGCCTGAACTGATGCCGTACTTGCGTCCGGATGCGAAGGCACAAGTAACCATCGAATACAGCGACGACAACCAACCCGTCGTGGTCGATACCATCGTCGTTTCCACGCAGCACGACGACTTTATCAAGCCGGATTACGCGGCGCATCCCGATACTGCTCAGGGCCGGGCGGCGGCTGTCGCCGAGGCCGATGAAAAAATTCTGTCGAAGATCAAGAAAGACATCATTGAGAAGGTGATTCCCTCGGTCATTCCGCAAACCATGCTTTCTTCGCGCACCAAGTACCACATCAACCCTACCGGTAAATTTGTGATCGGTGGACCGCACGGCGATGCCGGCCTGACCGGCCGGAAGATCATCGTCGATACCTACGGTGGCAAAGGTGCCCACGGAGGCGGTGCGTTCTCCGGAAAAGATTCTTCGAAGGTGGACCGCAGTGCGGCCTATGCAGCGCGCCACATTGCCAAAAACATGGTGGCGGCCGGTCTTTGCGACGAGGTCCTGGTGCAGGTGGCTTATGCCATCGGTGTAGCCCAGCCGGTTTCGTTGACGGTAAACACGTACGGCACGGCGAAAGTGGACATGAAAGACGGCCAGATCGCTTCCAAGATCAAAGAACTATTCGACATGCGGCCGCGTGCCATCGTAGAGCGCCTGGGCCTGAAGAATCCTATCTTTTCTGAGTCGGCGGCATACGGACACATGGGCCGGGAAGCTGCGGCCAAAGAGGTTGGACTGGAATACGTTCGCGTTCGCGAAAACGGCACGGGCGAGAAAGAAGAGGTCCGGCGGAAAGAGAAGAAATCGGTGGAATTCTTCACGTGGGAAAAACTCGATTACGTCGATAAGATCAAAGCCGCTTTCGGCTTATAG
- a CDS encoding DUF2905 domain-containing protein, translating into MPTSFGKLLIGLGLLLILLGGIFLFGDKFHWPEWLRPGRLPGDIAIKRKNFSFYFPLGTSILLSLLLTFILWLIRRLGS; encoded by the coding sequence ATGCCCACTTCGTTCGGAAAACTTTTGATTGGCCTCGGCCTGTTGCTGATCCTGCTGGGCGGCATTTTTTTGTTCGGCGATAAATTCCATTGGCCGGAATGGCTGCGCCCCGGTCGCCTGCCCGGCGACATTGCCATAAAGCGGAAAAACTTTTCGTTTTATTTTCCTTTGGGCACTAGCATATTGCTCAGCCTGCTGCTCACGTTTATTCTCTGGCTGATCCGCCGGTTAGGAAGCTGA
- a CDS encoding 5-(carboxyamino)imidazole ribonucleotide synthase: MQLPSIGVLGGGQLGRMLLQAGLNLDVTFHMLDPDAQAPCHELTPHFTHGSLTDPDTVRQFGQAVDLVTIEIENVSTDALEHLQQAGKRVFPQPQVIRLIQDKRLQKQFYQQHGIPTADFILTENRADAAQYADFLPAFHKLGREGYDGRGVQRLTSAADLPKAFDAPGLLEKLVDFEKEIAVIVARNERGEVSTFPPVEMVFHPEHNLVEYLYAPARIDEAVAAEADRLAKKLITALDMVGLLAVEMFVDKSGQVLVNEVAPRPHNSGHHTIEANATSQYEQHLRAILNLPLGPTDTIRPAAMVNLLGEPGHTGPAHYEGLNDVLAMEGVHVHLYGKKLTKPFRKMGHVTIVDSDPERLWSKAEKVKNILKVITL; encoded by the coding sequence ATGCAACTTCCTTCGATCGGCGTGCTGGGCGGCGGCCAACTGGGCCGCATGCTGCTCCAGGCCGGCCTGAACCTCGACGTTACTTTCCACATGCTGGACCCGGACGCTCAGGCGCCCTGCCACGAATTGACGCCCCACTTTACCCACGGCTCGCTGACCGATCCGGACACGGTTCGGCAGTTTGGGCAGGCCGTTGATCTGGTCACCATCGAAATCGAAAACGTAAGTACCGACGCGCTAGAACATTTACAACAAGCTGGGAAGCGCGTGTTTCCGCAACCGCAGGTCATCCGCCTGATTCAGGACAAGCGACTACAAAAACAGTTTTACCAGCAGCACGGCATCCCGACGGCCGATTTTATCCTGACCGAAAATCGGGCAGATGCGGCACAATACGCCGATTTCCTGCCCGCGTTCCACAAGTTGGGGCGAGAAGGATACGACGGACGGGGCGTGCAACGGCTAACAAGTGCCGCTGATCTCCCGAAAGCGTTCGATGCGCCGGGCCTCCTGGAAAAACTGGTGGACTTCGAAAAAGAAATTGCCGTGATCGTGGCACGGAACGAGCGAGGCGAGGTCAGCACCTTTCCGCCGGTCGAGATGGTCTTTCATCCGGAACACAACCTGGTGGAATACCTGTATGCCCCCGCCCGCATCGACGAAGCCGTCGCGGCCGAAGCCGATCGTCTGGCTAAAAAACTGATCACGGCGCTCGACATGGTCGGACTGCTGGCGGTCGAAATGTTTGTCGATAAATCGGGGCAGGTGTTGGTGAACGAAGTGGCACCCCGCCCGCACAACAGCGGCCACCATACCATCGAGGCCAACGCTACGTCTCAGTACGAGCAGCATCTGCGCGCCATCCTGAACCTTCCGCTCGGCCCGACCGACACGATCCGTCCGGCCGCCATGGTCAACCTGCTGGGAGAACCCGGCCACACCGGACCGGCTCATTATGAAGGGCTGAACGACGTGCTGGCGATGGAGGGCGTTCATGTCCACCTGTACGGTAAGAAACTCACCAAACCTTTCCGGAAGATGGGCCACGTCACCATCGTCGACAGCGACCCCGAGCGGCTTTGGAGCAAGGCAGAAAAAGTTAAGAACATCCTGAAAGTCATTACACTATGA
- the purE gene encoding 5-(carboxyamino)imidazole ribonucleotide mutase codes for MNPLVGIIMGSQSDLNVMSAAAEHLEQLGVPFEVTVVSAHRTPERMFDYAQNAKARGLKVIIAGAGGAAHLPGMVASLTTLPVIGVPVKSSNSIDGWDSVLSILQMPSGVPVATVALNGAANAGILAAQMVGAFDEQIANNLAAFKAKLKEKVEKSVQDLDTRGYRAVLKG; via the coding sequence ATGAATCCCCTTGTAGGCATTATCATGGGCAGCCAGTCCGACCTGAACGTAATGTCGGCGGCCGCCGAGCACCTAGAACAGTTGGGCGTTCCGTTCGAAGTTACGGTGGTGTCGGCGCACCGGACTCCCGAACGCATGTTCGACTACGCTCAAAACGCAAAAGCACGAGGCCTGAAAGTGATCATTGCCGGAGCAGGTGGGGCTGCGCACTTGCCGGGCATGGTGGCTTCGCTGACAACGCTACCCGTGATTGGGGTGCCCGTCAAATCCAGCAACTCCATCGACGGCTGGGATTCGGTGTTGTCGATTTTGCAGATGCCATCGGGTGTACCTGTCGCCACGGTAGCCCTCAACGGAGCCGCAAACGCGGGGATTCTGGCGGCGCAGATGGTTGGCGCATTTGACGAACAGATCGCGAACAACCTGGCGGCATTTAAGGCCAAGCTCAAAGAGAAAGTTGAAAAATCGGTGCAAGATCTCGACACCCGGGGGTATCGTGCCGTGTTAAAAGGGTAA
- a CDS encoding MutS-related protein, giving the protein MSQDLLSFFEQRAIRFGQRQAELQQRYNLYATVRVLWFLAVLVLTFYFANVRLLGGVAATLAIGLAGFVIALKRHQQVAHQRDEARHLKEINDEEAARLRHQFRHLPDGAQYADLRHPYTSDLDVFGPHSLFQYLNRTTTHEGSNRLAAWLQYPAEAAILAQRHAALRELSEQLDWRQQVQAAGRHAPAAQPPLLNETPSRIFQEKSWLSTLRWVLPLVTLTLFALVALSILPLWVPLLALLGQILLLRQVFQPLYEATFQGDAQGKRLKSYVALFQAIEQASFSAPLLQRLHQTLTQPQRASRVIADLSAIVQWLDSRANLLYGIFNGLLLIDLWILHRLERWQEHNLPQLPAWLDALAELDALNSLAATHFAHPDWCLPASSDEPVFLEAISLGHPLLPPDRRVTNDLALSGLGETLLITGANMSGKSTFLRTVGAGMVMALAGAPVCAAQMRVSRMQVFTSMRTQDSLEESVSGFYAELKRIRQLLDLLNTTELPIFYMLDEILKGTNSRDRHTGAMALIHQLHRRRASGMVSTHDIELGQLEKDLGVSLKNFSFNSQIVGDEIRFDYHLTPGICRSFNATKLMEQMGIAIDSEPTT; this is encoded by the coding sequence ATGTCCCAAGACCTGCTATCGTTTTTCGAACAACGCGCCATCCGGTTTGGCCAGCGGCAAGCTGAGCTTCAACAGCGGTACAACTTGTATGCAACGGTGCGGGTTTTGTGGTTTCTGGCCGTGTTGGTGCTGACGTTCTACTTTGCCAACGTGCGTTTGCTGGGGGGAGTGGCCGCGACGCTGGCCATCGGTCTAGCGGGCTTTGTCATCGCTCTGAAACGCCATCAGCAAGTAGCCCATCAGCGCGACGAGGCCCGCCACCTGAAAGAGATCAACGACGAAGAAGCGGCCCGGCTGCGGCATCAGTTCCGGCACCTGCCCGACGGCGCGCAGTACGCCGACCTGCGGCATCCGTACACTTCCGATCTTGATGTTTTTGGTCCGCACTCCCTTTTCCAGTACCTGAACCGTACGACTACGCACGAAGGTAGCAACCGCCTCGCGGCCTGGCTGCAATACCCGGCAGAAGCCGCTATCCTCGCCCAGCGCCACGCGGCCCTGCGCGAGTTGTCGGAACAACTCGATTGGCGGCAGCAGGTTCAGGCGGCGGGACGGCACGCCCCGGCCGCACAACCGCCGCTCCTCAACGAAACGCCTTCCCGTATTTTCCAGGAAAAGTCGTGGTTGAGCACCTTGCGGTGGGTTCTGCCGTTGGTTACGCTGACCCTGTTTGCCCTGGTGGCCCTAAGCATCCTGCCCCTTTGGGTGCCGCTGCTGGCGTTGCTGGGGCAGATCCTACTGCTGCGGCAGGTATTTCAACCGCTTTATGAAGCCACATTTCAGGGCGATGCCCAGGGAAAACGGCTGAAATCGTATGTCGCGCTGTTTCAGGCCATAGAGCAAGCGTCGTTTTCCGCACCGCTTTTGCAGCGCCTCCATCAAACCCTTACGCAACCACAGCGAGCGTCGCGCGTAATCGCCGACCTGAGTGCCATTGTCCAGTGGCTCGACTCACGTGCCAATTTGCTCTACGGCATTTTTAACGGATTGCTGCTGATCGATCTGTGGATATTGCACCGCCTGGAACGCTGGCAAGAGCACAACCTGCCGCAGCTCCCCGCCTGGCTCGATGCCCTCGCCGAACTGGACGCACTCAACAGCCTGGCGGCCACGCACTTTGCCCATCCGGACTGGTGCTTGCCTGCCTCGTCCGACGAACCCGTTTTTCTGGAAGCTATTTCGCTGGGGCACCCGCTCCTTCCCCCCGACCGCCGCGTCACGAACGATCTGGCGCTTTCGGGCCTGGGCGAAACTTTACTGATTACCGGGGCCAACATGTCGGGCAAAAGTACGTTTCTGCGTACCGTAGGGGCCGGCATGGTAATGGCGTTGGCGGGCGCCCCTGTCTGTGCCGCACAAATGCGGGTCAGCCGGATGCAGGTCTTCACAAGCATGCGGACGCAAGATTCGCTGGAAGAGAGCGTGTCGGGTTTTTATGCAGAATTGAAACGTATCCGCCAACTGCTCGACCTGCTGAATACCACAGAGTTGCCCATCTTTTACATGCTGGACGAGATTCTGAAAGGCACCAACTCGCGCGACCGGCACACCGGCGCGATGGCGCTGATCCACCAACTGCACCGTCGGCGGGCGTCGGGGATGGTTTCAACCCACGACATCGAACTGGGGCAACTGGAAAAAGACCTGGGCGTTTCGCTGAAAAACTTCAGTTTCAATAGCCAGATTGTCGGTGACGAAATCCGTTTCGACTATCACCTGACCCCCGGCATCTGCCGGAGCTTCAACGCGACCAAACTCATGGAACAAATGGGAATCGCCATCGATTCCGAACCCACAACATAA
- a CDS encoding M61 family metallopeptidase, with protein sequence MQYRLSCANPHAQSLEIELTLNKLKGTRLVLQLPAWRPGRYELANFAKNVRTFAAFDAQERPLKWEKVAKDRWEIRIGKAKSVTVRYTYYARQMDGGGSWIDETQWYLNFINFALYAEDRLDEPCDVILDVPRHYQVACGMKALSKHHLRAENYYQLVDSPLIASDSLQHFTYEAEGIPFHVWIQGNWTPDWPQMHMAFQLFSEKQIQTFGEFPEPEYHFLIQALPWKFYHGVEHRNSTAIVLGPDYELSQPFLYRELLGVSSHELYHAWNVVRIRPAEMMPYDFARENYFRTGFVAEGVTTYCGDLFLARAGVFSLEEYLMELNKLLQRHFLNYGRLNLSVADSSFDTWLDGYTPGIPHRKGSIYVEGAVAALILDLELRELTQGERSLDDVMRIMWDEFGRVGRGYTVADYQEALERVAGKKMKEYVDTCLFGTVDLSPRLRRALHTVGLSLHEISPDLLSERQWGVRTSFRDGSLRVEATAPGSPAERVLCRDDELIALNGIRLQNNLEALLHTQPSPEAVELTLFRNHRLQQVTLAADGQTYFAVHQVRLPAQVTGDQARRRHEWLG encoded by the coding sequence ATGCAGTATCGCCTTTCTTGTGCCAATCCGCACGCACAGTCTCTGGAGATTGAGCTGACGCTGAACAAGTTGAAGGGAACGCGCCTGGTACTACAACTGCCGGCATGGCGTCCGGGGCGGTACGAGCTGGCCAACTTTGCAAAAAATGTCCGAACCTTCGCCGCGTTCGACGCGCAAGAGCGTCCGCTGAAGTGGGAGAAGGTTGCAAAGGATCGGTGGGAAATCCGCATCGGCAAAGCAAAGTCGGTCACGGTGCGCTATACGTACTACGCCCGGCAGATGGACGGCGGCGGTTCCTGGATCGACGAGACGCAGTGGTACCTTAATTTCATCAACTTCGCACTTTATGCCGAAGACCGTCTCGACGAACCCTGTGACGTAATTCTTGACGTGCCTCGCCATTATCAGGTCGCCTGTGGCATGAAAGCCCTGTCGAAGCATCACCTGCGCGCTGAAAACTATTATCAACTGGTCGATAGTCCGCTCATTGCCAGCGACTCGCTTCAGCATTTTACCTACGAAGCCGAGGGCATTCCTTTTCACGTCTGGATTCAGGGGAACTGGACGCCCGACTGGCCTCAGATGCACATGGCGTTTCAGCTGTTCAGCGAAAAGCAGATCCAGACCTTCGGCGAGTTTCCGGAACCGGAATACCACTTTCTGATTCAGGCCCTGCCCTGGAAGTTCTACCACGGCGTGGAGCACCGCAATTCCACTGCCATCGTGCTGGGGCCAGATTACGAGTTGAGCCAGCCATTTCTGTACCGCGAGTTGCTGGGCGTCAGCTCGCACGAACTTTACCACGCCTGGAACGTGGTGCGCATCCGCCCCGCCGAAATGATGCCCTACGACTTTGCTCGGGAAAATTATTTCCGCACGGGCTTTGTCGCTGAAGGCGTCACGACCTACTGCGGCGATCTGTTCTTGGCACGCGCGGGGGTGTTTTCGCTGGAAGAGTACCTGATGGAGCTGAACAAGCTCTTGCAGCGTCACTTCCTGAATTACGGTCGCCTCAACCTGTCGGTCGCCGACTCTTCGTTCGATACGTGGCTCGACGGTTATACGCCGGGTATTCCCCATCGCAAAGGGTCGATTTACGTAGAAGGGGCCGTAGCGGCGCTTATCCTTGATTTGGAGCTTCGCGAATTGACCCAGGGCGAACGTTCGCTCGACGACGTAATGCGGATCATGTGGGATGAATTCGGACGCGTTGGGCGTGGCTACACCGTGGCCGATTACCAGGAAGCCCTCGAACGGGTGGCGGGTAAAAAAATGAAAGAGTACGTCGACACCTGTCTGTTCGGCACCGTCGATTTGTCGCCCCGGTTGCGGCGTGCGTTGCATACAGTGGGACTGTCGTTGCACGAAATTTCTCCTGATTTACTGTCCGAACGCCAGTGGGGGGTGCGTACTTCTTTCCGCGACGGAAGCTTGCGCGTAGAGGCCACAGCACCCGGCTCTCCCGCCGAACGCGTGTTGTGTCGGGACGATGAGTTGATTGCCCTGAATGGCATCCGGCTGCAAAATAACCTGGAGGCTTTGTTGCACACCCAACCCTCGCCCGAGGCAGTAGAACTGACGTTGTTCCGCAACCATCGTTTGCAGCAGGTAACGCTGGCCGCCGATGGGCAGACGTACTTTGCGGTGCACCAGGTGCGTCTTCCGGCCCAGGTCACCGGCGATCAGGCGCGGCGGCGGCACGAGTGGCTGGGGTAA
- a CDS encoding SAM-dependent methyltransferase, translated as MKATSKGRLFLIPTVLSPDTEAQVLPPQVPETIRSLQHFLVENVRTARRFISGLRLGISIESLQFYELSKHTEVRQIEQYLDLAEQGHDLGILSEAGCPGVADPGARAVAGAHRRGIPVVPLVGPSSILLALMASGFSGQSFAFHGYLPIASEARIKALQGLEKEAQKHHQTQIFMETPYRNNPLLDDILKACRPQTLLCVAANLTSPHQLIQTQTVEAWRRTSADFHKIPAIFLLSAS; from the coding sequence ATGAAAGCAACATCCAAAGGTCGACTTTTTCTGATACCGACCGTATTGTCACCGGACACCGAAGCGCAGGTATTGCCGCCGCAGGTGCCCGAAACCATTCGTTCTCTACAACACTTTCTGGTTGAAAACGTGCGTACCGCGCGGCGTTTCATCAGCGGTCTGCGGCTCGGCATCTCGATCGAATCGCTCCAGTTTTACGAACTGAGCAAACATACGGAAGTACGTCAAATCGAGCAGTACCTGGATCTGGCCGAACAAGGCCACGACCTAGGCATTCTGTCCGAAGCGGGTTGTCCGGGGGTGGCCGATCCGGGCGCACGAGCCGTGGCGGGGGCGCATCGGCGTGGTATTCCGGTGGTGCCGTTGGTGGGGCCGTCGTCCATTTTGCTGGCGCTGATGGCGTCCGGGTTCAGCGGCCAGTCGTTTGCGTTTCACGGGTACTTGCCCATTGCGTCGGAAGCTCGGATCAAAGCTCTGCAAGGGTTGGAGAAGGAGGCGCAGAAACACCACCAGACGCAGATTTTCATGGAAACGCCGTACCGGAACAACCCGTTGTTAGACGATATTCTGAAAGCCTGCCGCCCGCAGACACTTTTGTGCGTAGCGGCAAACCTGACCTCGCCTCATCAGCTCATTCAGACGCAGACCGTAGAAGCCTGGCGGCGCACATCGGCCGATTTTCATAAAATTCCGGCCATTTTTCTGCTTTCGGCCTCTTGA
- a CDS encoding T9SS type A sorting domain-containing protein has translation MRRLLLLAMLVGPCLTAVHAQKSKYVAPVPNTITKKDYLHTTPSQDRRSATPAPQKPQIVSYWGTVVGQSYRDMMGGITLEGHDRQRIAVNETGDITVVWPYLPEDGESNMIVPPLTGYNFYNSANWIQDGQDIKLNTTLPQSGSISAASVLYTSHGETIIGRQGFQNAYHQFRVFHRSTPGTGNWSDKNVAINPGYNPYATTNGDEIYVVTQVPYYHYFLNPYLYEEDSLMVDASVSKGVFSPLVFHRSSDGGQNFDIQNYFFEDLDSNNFVSLFNEEFSIDARDSIVAIVGHGTTKNNVGLVTFLLKSVDYGETWSYQNIQVMDTTVVPADSSFSPSAGDDGAYVYPDHDGALDVLIDNQGKVHVSTGFAFRFVAPDGDQSNSFFFDGGLLDRGQSVLLYWNEDFEDNGFAEVAGIADADGDGEVTIVDNEQTFEQTSRYIFGPISQPSMSIDSEGVVYIFYSALQEDAFGVYTRDIYGIFSENGGDVWSDPINIAKAVGNVQDDGTSGDASSEDLYPQVPKRIMEDDVIHLIWSSDFEPGLSFHLFELGGDSYEYYHEVQLAETNYYKFTGAALRNITAAGGYAKLNGTVRTYPNPSSSQTRVDVSLQEAAEIQVQVKNILGQEVLPRTTSARDVNHSVELNLNSLRAGIYLCTVTTAQGQFTQKIVKQ, from the coding sequence ATGCGAAGACTCCTACTTCTAGCCATGCTGGTCGGGCCTTGCCTCACCGCCGTGCACGCACAAAAGTCAAAATATGTGGCCCCTGTGCCGAATACCATTACGAAAAAAGATTACTTACACACCACTCCATCGCAGGACCGGCGCAGCGCTACGCCCGCGCCTCAGAAGCCGCAGATCGTCTCCTACTGGGGCACGGTGGTCGGGCAAAGCTACCGCGATATGATGGGCGGCATTACGCTGGAAGGGCACGACCGGCAGCGGATTGCGGTCAACGAAACCGGCGACATTACGGTGGTATGGCCTTACCTGCCGGAAGATGGAGAAAGTAATATGATTGTCCCCCCCTTGACGGGCTACAACTTTTACAATTCGGCCAACTGGATTCAGGACGGGCAAGACATCAAACTGAATACGACCCTTCCGCAGTCAGGCTCGATTAGTGCAGCAAGCGTGTTGTATACAAGCCATGGTGAGACCATTATAGGACGTCAAGGTTTCCAGAATGCGTATCATCAATTTCGTGTATTTCATCGGAGCACACCAGGCACCGGCAACTGGAGCGATAAAAATGTGGCCATTAACCCCGGCTACAACCCATACGCTACAACAAACGGCGATGAGATTTACGTAGTAACGCAAGTTCCTTATTATCATTACTTTCTCAATCCATATCTGTACGAGGAGGATTCTTTGATGGTAGATGCTTCGGTAAGCAAAGGTGTTTTTTCGCCCCTGGTGTTTCACCGCTCCAGCGACGGTGGTCAAAACTTCGATATACAGAACTACTTCTTTGAAGACCTCGACTCCAACAACTTCGTCAGTCTGTTCAATGAGGAATTCTCAATCGACGCCCGCGACAGCATCGTCGCCATTGTGGGTCACGGCACGACCAAAAACAACGTTGGGCTCGTAACATTCCTCCTGAAGTCCGTGGATTACGGCGAAACCTGGAGTTACCAGAACATCCAGGTGATGGATACGACGGTCGTTCCGGCCGATTCCAGCTTTAGCCCTTCGGCGGGTGACGATGGGGCGTACGTGTACCCGGACCACGACGGAGCCCTCGACGTGCTGATCGATAACCAAGGGAAAGTACACGTCTCGACCGGCTTTGCGTTTCGGTTCGTAGCTCCGGACGGCGACCAATCCAACTCGTTCTTCTTCGACGGCGGACTGCTTGACCGTGGTCAATCCGTGTTACTCTACTGGAACGAAGACTTTGAAGACAACGGCTTTGCCGAAGTAGCTGGGATCGCCGATGCCGACGGTGACGGTGAAGTTACCATTGTCGACAACGAACAGACCTTCGAACAAACCAGCCGTTACATCTTCGGTCCCATCTCACAACCGTCGATGAGCATCGATTCCGAAGGCGTTGTGTACATCTTCTACTCGGCCTTGCAAGAAGACGCTTTCGGTGTCTACACCCGCGACATTTACGGCATCTTTTCTGAAAACGGCGGTGACGTATGGTCAGACCCCATCAACATCGCCAAAGCCGTAGGAAACGTTCAGGACGACGGGACCAGCGGCGATGCCTCGAGCGAAGACCTGTATCCCCAGGTACCCAAACGCATCATGGAAGACGACGTGATTCACCTGATCTGGTCGTCTGACTTCGAGCCGGGTTTGTCGTTCCACCTGTTTGAGCTCGGCGGCGATAGTTACGAGTACTATCACGAAGTGCAACTGGCCGAAACCAACTACTATAAGTTTACAGGCGCGGCGTTGCGAAACATCACTGCGGCCGGAGGTTATGCCAAACTCAACGGCACAGTACGGACCTACCCGAACCCATCGAGCAGCCAAACCCGGGTGGACGTTTCGCTTCAGGAAGCGGCTGAAATCCAGGTGCAGGTGAAAAACATCCTGGGTCAGGAAGTCCTGCCACGCACCACGTCGGCACGGGACGTCAACCACTCGGTGGAACTGAACCTGAACAGCCTGCGGGCGGGTATCTACCTCTGCACGGTCACTACCGCCCAAGGCCAGTTCACGCAAAAAATCGTTAAGCAGTAG
- a CDS encoding alpha/beta fold hydrolase → MQLAYKLSGEEQPGRPVVILHGLLGSADNWLSQSKQLATERPVYLVDQRNHGQSPHAEAFTYQAMAADLLEFLTEHDLDRPFVVGHSMGGKTAMFFATQYPEHLQGLVVADIAPRYYPVHHQQILAGLKSIPVDSIKSRQEADKILSERIPELGVRQFLLKNLTRKSEGGFEWRMNLPVIDQKIEQVGEALPADARYEGPTLFLRGEHSDYIQPKDEAEIHRLFPKATIETVAGTGHWLHAEKPDEVIRLIQAFIDSAS, encoded by the coding sequence ATGCAACTAGCGTATAAACTGAGTGGCGAAGAGCAACCCGGTCGGCCCGTCGTCATTTTGCACGGCCTGCTCGGATCGGCCGACAACTGGCTTTCGCAAAGCAAGCAACTGGCCACAGAGCGGCCGGTCTACTTGGTAGATCAGCGCAACCACGGTCAGTCGCCGCACGCCGAGGCGTTTACGTATCAGGCAATGGCCGCCGATCTGCTGGAGTTTCTGACGGAGCACGATCTGGACCGCCCTTTTGTTGTGGGGCATTCGATGGGCGGAAAAACCGCCATGTTTTTTGCAACGCAATATCCTGAGCATTTGCAGGGACTGGTCGTGGCCGATATTGCGCCGCGTTATTATCCGGTGCATCACCAGCAGATTCTTGCGGGGCTTAAGTCCATTCCGGTCGATTCGATCAAGTCGCGGCAGGAAGCCGACAAAATTCTGAGTGAACGGATTCCCGAGTTAGGGGTGCGACAGTTCTTGTTGAAAAACCTGACGCGAAAATCGGAGGGAGGCTTCGAGTGGCGGATGAATTTGCCCGTCATCGACCAGAAAATCGAACAGGTGGGCGAAGCGTTGCCTGCCGACGCACGTTACGAAGGCCCTACTTTGTTTTTACGTGGCGAGCACTCCGATTACATCCAACCGAAAGATGAAGCGGAAATTCATCGTCTGTTTCCGAAGGCAACCATCGAAACCGTGGCTGGAACGGGGCACTGGCTGCACGCCGAGAAACCCGACGAGGTGATCCGTTTGATTCAGGCGTTTATCGACTCAGCTTCCTAA